In Halobacillus amylolyticus, the following proteins share a genomic window:
- a CDS encoding LutB/LldF family L-lactate oxidation iron-sulfur protein encodes MPMHVGDKNFSSRVEKGLGNNFMRGAVRSAQGRLQSKQTNAAEELGDWEEWRSHGQEIRQHTMENLDYYLQQLSEKIAELGGHVYFAETAEDANNYVQEVVNKKEAKKIVKSKSMVTEEISLNEALEAEGCEVVETDLGEYILQLDENDPPSHIVAPALHKNKEQIRDVFRDRRGYDKTENPEELTLFAREQLRKEFLSADIGITGCNFAVAESGSFALVTNEGNARMVSTLPDTQITVMGMERIVPTWEELDVMVSLLTRAAVGQKLTSYVTALTGPKEEGDVDGPEEFHLIIVDNGRSKILGTEFQESLHCIRCAACVNVCPVYRHVGGHAYGSIYPGPIGAVLTPLLGGYEDYKELPYASSLCGACTDVCPVKIPLHEQLIMHRKNIVEEEKKSDLGEKWVMKGFSMGTGSSSLYRLGTKLAPLLVTPFVKEGKISKGPGPLKAWTDVREFPVPRKERFRDWYKNREKGGGNK; translated from the coding sequence ATGCCAATGCACGTAGGTGATAAGAATTTTTCAAGTCGAGTAGAAAAGGGTCTGGGTAACAATTTCATGCGTGGAGCTGTTCGTTCGGCTCAGGGGAGATTGCAGTCCAAACAGACAAACGCGGCTGAGGAGCTAGGTGATTGGGAAGAATGGCGTAGTCACGGACAGGAAATTCGCCAGCATACGATGGAAAATTTGGATTACTATTTGCAGCAGTTAAGTGAAAAGATAGCTGAGCTTGGCGGGCATGTTTATTTTGCCGAAACGGCAGAAGATGCAAACAACTATGTACAAGAGGTAGTCAACAAAAAAGAAGCGAAAAAAATCGTCAAGTCTAAATCGATGGTAACCGAAGAAATCTCGTTGAATGAAGCACTGGAAGCAGAAGGGTGCGAGGTCGTCGAAACAGACCTGGGAGAATATATCTTACAGCTTGACGAAAATGACCCACCATCACATATTGTCGCGCCGGCTCTGCATAAAAATAAGGAGCAAATCCGTGATGTTTTTAGAGATCGAAGGGGATATGATAAAACGGAAAATCCAGAAGAGCTTACCTTATTCGCAAGAGAGCAGTTGAGAAAGGAATTTTTATCGGCGGATATCGGAATAACAGGCTGTAACTTTGCTGTTGCTGAGTCCGGATCATTTGCTCTCGTCACGAATGAGGGAAACGCTCGGATGGTATCTACCCTGCCTGACACCCAAATTACGGTCATGGGGATGGAACGTATTGTCCCAACCTGGGAAGAACTTGATGTGATGGTAAGCCTATTAACGAGAGCGGCTGTAGGTCAAAAACTAACAAGTTATGTTACAGCGTTAACAGGTCCGAAAGAGGAAGGTGATGTAGATGGTCCAGAAGAATTTCATCTAATCATCGTGGATAACGGCCGTTCTAAAATTTTAGGAACGGAATTCCAGGAATCTTTACACTGTATTCGTTGTGCTGCATGTGTTAATGTCTGCCCCGTTTATCGTCACGTAGGAGGCCATGCTTATGGCTCGATTTATCCGGGACCCATAGGGGCCGTGCTCACCCCACTGCTCGGCGGCTACGAAGACTATAAAGAATTACCTTATGCTTCATCATTATGCGGTGCCTGCACAGACGTTTGTCCTGTCAAGATCCCTCTTCATGAACAACTGATTATGCACCGGAAAAATATCGTGGAAGAGGAGAAGAAGTCGGACCTTGGAGAAAAGTGGGTGATGAAGGGATTCAGCATGGGAACGGGTTCTTCTTCCTTATACCGTTTAGGCACGAAATTGGCCCCTCTGCTCGTTACTCCTTTTGTAAAAGAAGGGAAAATTTCTAAAGGACCTGGTCCGCTTAAAGCTTGGACAGATGTTCGTGAATTTCCTGTACCACGAAAAGAAAGATTCAGAGATTGGTATAAAAATCGGGAGAAAGGAGGAGGAAACAAATGA
- a CDS encoding (Fe-S)-binding protein, whose translation MKVSLFITCLGDLFYVNAGKASVELLERLGCEVDFPETQTCCGQPAYNSGYHENTKAAAKNMIKTFAHSEYVVSPSGSCAYMFHEYDKLFEGEPEWREKAKSLKKKTFELTQFLTEILQVTDVGAEFNRKATYHTSCHMTRLLGVKEAPFKLLSHVKGLELEELPNRQDCCGFGGTFSVKMAAISEQMVDEKIEHIEETDVDLLIGADGGCLMQIGGRLDRKNKPVKVMHIAEILNSRGEG comes from the coding sequence ATGAAAGTTTCATTATTTATTACCTGTCTCGGTGATTTATTTTATGTCAATGCAGGGAAAGCCAGCGTAGAGCTCTTAGAAAGGCTCGGTTGTGAGGTGGATTTTCCTGAGACACAAACGTGTTGTGGACAGCCAGCCTACAATAGCGGCTATCATGAGAACACAAAAGCAGCAGCTAAAAATATGATTAAAACATTTGCACATTCAGAATATGTCGTCAGTCCTTCAGGATCTTGTGCCTATATGTTTCATGAGTACGATAAATTATTTGAAGGCGAGCCAGAGTGGCGGGAAAAGGCAAAATCATTAAAAAAGAAAACATTTGAGCTCACACAATTTTTGACAGAGATTTTACAAGTGACTGATGTCGGCGCTGAATTTAATCGCAAGGCCACCTATCACACATCGTGTCATATGACACGCCTTCTTGGAGTAAAAGAAGCACCATTTAAGCTGTTGAGCCATGTGAAAGGATTGGAGCTTGAGGAGCTGCCGAACCGCCAGGATTGCTGTGGGTTTGGGGGAACATTTTCTGTAAAGATGGCAGCCATTTCAGAGCAGATGGTTGATGAGAAGATTGAACACATTGAAGAAACCGATGTTGATCTATTAATTGGAGCGGATGGCGGCTGCTTAATGCAAATCGGTGGTCGTCTTGATCGGAAGAACAAGCCGGTAAAAGTCATGCACATAGCTGAAATCTTAAACAGTCGAGGTGAAGGATAA